Proteins from a single region of Xiphias gladius isolate SHS-SW01 ecotype Sanya breed wild chromosome 2, ASM1685928v1, whole genome shotgun sequence:
- the slc38a2 gene encoding sodium-coupled neutral amino acid transporter 2, which translates to MKQPAAKTEMDHLNKYREEDNSSSNSNECTYQDCSKKVPLGGQCSDIDAESQKFLPEHSVGKKKYETEYHQGNASFGMSVFNLGNAIMGSGILGLSYAMANTGIALFVILLVAVAIFSLYSVHLLLKTANEGGALVYEQLGYKAFGLPGKLAASFSITMQNIGAMSSYLYIVKYELPIVIQTFLGSNNGEWYTNGDYLVLLVTLVIILPLSLLRNLGYLGYTSGLSLLCMVFFLIVVIIKKFQISCPLPEDVNALNETMSKVLNTTLSHLNTTAVDYSEDACTPKYFVFNSQTVYAVPILTFAFVCHPAILPMYEELKDRSRGKMQGVANVSFLAMFIMYLLAALFGYLTFNVHVEPELLHTYSKFYKFDVILLIVRLAVLTAVTLTVPVVLFPIRTSINQHLSRSKEFSWIRHTIITVGLLGSTNALVIFVPTIRDIFGFIGASAAAMLIFILPSAFYIKLVKKESMKSVQKIGATAFLLCGLLVMIGSMSLIILDWIHNASASPDTQANGH; encoded by the exons ATGAAACAGCCCGCTGCAAAAACTGAGATGGACCATTTGAACAAATATCGTGAAGAAGACAACAGCAGTTCCAACAGCAATGAGTGCACTTACCAGGACTGTTCAAAGAAAGTCCCACTGGGCGG ccaATGCTCTGATATAGATGCAGAGAGTCAAAAATTCCTCCCTGAACACAGCGTGGGAAAGAAGAAGTATGAGACTGAATAT CACCAGGGCAATGCTTCCTTTGGCATGTCTGTCTTCAACCTGGGCAACGCCATCATGGGCAGTGGCATCTTGGGTCTGTCCTACGCTATGGCCAACACTGGCATTGCCCTATTTGT GATTCTCCTTGTGGCGGTTGCCATCTTCTCCTTATATTCTGTCCACTTGCTGCTGAAGACGGCCAATGAAGGAG GTGCACTGGTTTATGAGCAGCTGGGTTACAAAGCTTTCGGGTTGCCAGGGAAACTTGCTGCTTCCTTCTCCATCACCATGCAGAACATCGGAG CTATGTCAAGCTACCTATATATCGTCAAGTACGAGCTGCCCATCGTCATTCAGACCTTTCTGGGCTCGAACAATGG AGAATGGTACACTAATGGAGACTACCTGGTGCTGCTAGTGACGCTTGTCATTATCCTGCCCCTCTCACTGCTTAGGAACTTGG GTTACCTTGGTTACACCAGTGGTTTGTCCCTGCtctgcatggtgttttttctgaTTGTG GTGATCATCAAGAAATTCCAGATCTCGTGCCCTCTGCCTGAGGATGTGAACGCTCTGAATGAAACCATGAGCAAAGTGCTGAACACCACCTTGTCCCATCTGAACACCACCGCTGTAGACTACAGTGAGGACGCTTGCACGCCAAAATACTTTGTCTTCAACTCACAG ACTGTCTATGCTGTTCCCATCCTGACCTTCGCCTTTGTATGCCACCCGGCCATCCTGCCAATGTACGAGGAGCTTAAAGA CCGTTCCCGTGGAAAGATGCAGGGCGTTGCCAACGTGTCCTTCCTGGCCATGTTCATCATGTACCTGCTGGCTGCCCTCTTCGGATATCTGACATTCAACG TGCATGTGGAGCCCGAGCTGCTGCACACCTACTCCAAATTCTACAAGTTTGATGTGATCCTGCTGATCGTCCGCCTGGCTGTGCTGACTGCCGTCACCCTCACTGTTCCTGTGGTGCTCTTCCCG ATTCGTACCTCCATTAACCAGCACCTGTCCAGATCTAAGGAGTTCAGCTGGATCCGCCACACCATCATCACCGTGGGCCTGCTGGGCAGCACCAACGCCTTGGTCATCTTTGTCCCCACCATCAGGGACATATTTGGCTTCATcg GcgcctctgctgctgccatgCTCATCTTCATCCTGCCCTCAGCTTTCTACATCAAACTGGTCAAGAAGGAGTCCATGAAGTCTGTGCAAAAGATCGGG GCCACTGCCTTCCTCCTGTGTGGCCTCCTGGTCATGATCGGCAGCATGAGCCTCATCATCTTAGACTGGATCCACAATGCTTCAGCCAGCCCAGACACACAAGCTAATGGACACTAA